From a region of the Synechococcus sp. RS9916 genome:
- the lpdA gene encoding dihydrolipoyl dehydrogenase, translating to MSDASFDFDVIVIGAGYGGFDAAKHAADHGLKVAILESRDMGGTCVNRGCVPSKALLAASGRVRELADADHLQGFGIHSAPVRFERQKLADHANQLVATIRSNLTKTLERAGVTIIRGKGRLEGPQKVGVREISGVDRVLSARDVIIATGSDPFVPPGIETDGRSVFTSDEAVNLEWLPRWIAIIGSGYIGLEFADVYTALGCEVTMIEALDRVMPTFDPDIAKLAARKLIDGRDIDARSGVLAKSIKPGAPVQIELVDMQTREPVETLEVDAVLVATGRVPSSKDLNLEAQGIETNRGFVPIDDSMRVLVNGQPVPHLWAVGDVTGKLMLAHTAAAQGTVAVDNILGKSREIDYRSIPAATFTHPEISSVGLSEADAKQLATDKGFELGVVRSYFKANSKALAELESDGLMKLLFNKTSGEVLGAHIYGLHAADLIQEVANAVARRQSVRQLATEVHTHPTLSEVVEVAYKQAAHALAA from the coding sequence GCAGCCGACCATGGTCTGAAAGTGGCGATTCTTGAATCCCGCGACATGGGCGGCACCTGCGTCAACCGCGGTTGCGTTCCATCCAAGGCTCTGCTGGCAGCAAGCGGCAGGGTGCGGGAATTGGCCGATGCCGACCACCTTCAGGGCTTTGGCATCCACTCCGCCCCCGTGCGGTTTGAACGCCAGAAACTGGCCGATCACGCCAATCAACTGGTGGCGACGATCCGCTCCAACCTCACCAAAACCCTGGAGCGCGCTGGGGTCACCATCATCCGTGGCAAAGGCCGCCTCGAGGGTCCTCAGAAAGTTGGGGTCCGAGAGATCAGCGGTGTCGATCGGGTGCTCAGCGCCCGTGACGTGATCATCGCCACTGGATCAGACCCCTTCGTGCCTCCTGGGATCGAGACCGATGGCCGCAGCGTTTTCACCAGTGATGAGGCGGTGAACCTGGAGTGGTTGCCTCGCTGGATCGCCATCATCGGCAGCGGTTACATCGGCCTTGAATTTGCTGACGTCTACACCGCCCTGGGCTGTGAAGTGACGATGATCGAGGCGCTCGATCGCGTAATGCCCACCTTCGATCCCGACATCGCCAAGCTGGCGGCTCGCAAGTTGATCGACGGACGCGATATCGATGCTCGCTCCGGTGTGTTGGCCAAGTCGATCAAACCGGGAGCTCCGGTGCAGATCGAACTCGTTGACATGCAGACCCGTGAGCCGGTTGAGACCCTGGAAGTGGATGCGGTGCTGGTGGCCACCGGCCGGGTCCCCAGCAGCAAGGACCTCAATCTCGAGGCCCAAGGCATCGAAACCAACCGGGGCTTCGTGCCAATCGACGACAGCATGCGGGTGCTGGTGAATGGCCAACCCGTGCCCCATCTCTGGGCCGTGGGCGATGTCACCGGAAAACTGATGCTGGCCCATACCGCTGCAGCCCAAGGCACCGTGGCCGTTGACAACATCCTCGGCAAGAGCCGTGAGATCGATTACCGCAGCATCCCTGCCGCCACCTTCACCCACCCAGAAATCAGCTCCGTCGGCCTCAGCGAGGCGGATGCCAAGCAACTCGCCACCGACAAGGGCTTTGAACTGGGCGTTGTACGCAGCTACTTCAAGGCCAACTCCAAGGCCCTCGCGGAGCTGGAAAGCGATGGTCTGATGAAGCTGCTGTTCAACAAAACCAGTGGTGAAGTGCTCGGAGCCCACATCTATGGCCTGCACGCTGCCGACCTGATTCAGGAGGTGGCCAATGCGGTGGCCCGCCGCCAGAGCGTGCGTCAGCTCGCCACAGAGGTGCACACCCATCCGACCCTGAGTGAAGTGGTGGAGGTTGCCTACAAGCAAGCCGCCCACGCCCTTGCCGCCTGA
- the trpC gene encoding indole-3-glycerol phosphate synthase TrpC, with the protein MNIRRRPPNPSVQVAHLEYGIPHEDAEPRHILEKIVWEKDREVATARERMPLHQLKSKVAQLPAPRDFLAALRQAAIKPAVIAEVKKASPSKGVIRENFDPVAIAKAYAAGGASCLSVLTDKQFFQGGFDVLVDVRDAVDLPLLCKDFILTPYQLYQARAAGADAALLIAAILTDQDLRYLAKVAATLGLTVLVEVHDSEELERILSLGGFPLIGINNRDLTSFETDLATTETLTAQFGARLQDQGALLVSESGLFLRSDLDRVQRAGAGAVLVGEALMRQDDVEAGLHTLIAG; encoded by the coding sequence ATGAACATTCGCCGCAGACCCCCGAACCCCTCAGTGCAGGTGGCGCACCTCGAGTACGGCATCCCCCACGAGGATGCTGAGCCCCGTCACATCCTCGAGAAGATCGTCTGGGAGAAAGACCGCGAGGTCGCCACGGCGCGGGAGCGCATGCCCCTCCACCAACTCAAGTCGAAGGTGGCCCAACTGCCCGCCCCACGCGACTTCCTCGCTGCGCTGCGCCAGGCCGCGATCAAACCGGCAGTGATCGCCGAGGTGAAGAAAGCCAGCCCCAGCAAGGGGGTGATCCGCGAGAACTTTGACCCCGTTGCCATTGCCAAGGCCTATGCCGCAGGCGGTGCCAGCTGTTTGTCGGTTCTCACCGACAAACAGTTCTTCCAGGGCGGCTTTGACGTGCTGGTGGATGTGCGTGATGCCGTCGACTTACCGCTGCTGTGCAAGGACTTCATCCTCACCCCTTATCAGCTGTACCAGGCTCGCGCGGCTGGGGCAGACGCAGCTCTGCTGATCGCTGCAATCCTCACCGATCAAGATCTGCGCTACCTCGCAAAAGTGGCGGCCACGCTGGGGTTGACCGTTCTGGTGGAAGTGCATGACAGCGAAGAACTGGAGAGAATTTTGAGCCTGGGAGGCTTCCCGTTGATCGGCATCAACAATCGCGATCTCACCAGTTTCGAAACCGATCTGGCCACCACAGAAACGCTCACCGCTCAATTTGGCGCTCGCCTCCAGGACCAAGGTGCCCTGCTGGTCAGTGAGTCCGGCCTGTTCCTGCGCAGCGACCTCGACCGTGTGCAACGGGCTGGTGCCGGAGCGGTGCTGGTGGGTGAAGCCCTGATGCGTCAGGACGACGTGGAAGCGGGTCTGCACACCTTGATTGCTGGCTAG
- a CDS encoding superoxide dismutase: protein MAHTLPQLPYSLDALEPHISRSTLEFHHGKHHNAYVTNLNKAIEGTELDGKSLEDVIAAVAGDASKAGVFNNAAQVWNHSFYWQCMKPGGGGQPSGALLEKINADFGSYDAFVEQFKTAGATQFGSGWAWLVLDNGTLKITKTANADLPLAHGQKALLTMDVWEHAYYLDYQNRRPDYMTTYLEKLVNWDFVAANLAAA from the coding sequence ATGGCCCATACCCTCCCCCAGCTGCCTTACTCCCTGGATGCGCTGGAGCCTCACATCTCCCGCTCCACCCTGGAGTTCCACCACGGCAAGCACCACAACGCCTACGTCACCAACCTGAACAAGGCGATTGAAGGCACTGAGCTCGACGGCAAGAGCCTGGAAGATGTGATCGCCGCAGTCGCCGGTGATGCCAGCAAGGCCGGTGTGTTCAACAACGCTGCTCAGGTCTGGAACCACAGCTTCTACTGGCAGTGCATGAAGCCCGGTGGCGGTGGCCAGCCCAGCGGCGCTCTGCTCGAGAAGATCAATGCTGACTTCGGCAGCTACGACGCTTTTGTTGAGCAGTTCAAGACCGCCGGTGCCACCCAGTTCGGCAGTGGCTGGGCCTGGCTGGTGCTCGACAACGGCACCCTGAAGATCACCAAGACCGCGAACGCCGATCTTCCCCTGGCCCACGGTCAGAAGGCCTTGCTCACCATGGATGTGTGGGAGCACGCCTACTACCTCGACTATCAGAACCGTCGTCCCGACTACATGACCACTTACCTCGAAAAGCTGGTCAACTGGGACTTCGTTGCCGCCAACCTGGCCGCTGCCTGA